The DNA segment CTTTTGTTCAACCAATGGTGCAAAAAGAGTTCCACTCCTATCTGCTTTAATTTGATTAAACATATAAGTAGAATTTTCAATACTAAAAGTAGCTTCCAATTCCTCTTTTTTAATACCATCTCTATGATAATACATGTTTAAACACAAAGATGTGTCATTATAAGCAAATCCCAATGCAGCTTTATTTTCACTTCTTCCTTGCAGAGCAAGCCCATAAAAGTAATCCTGAAAATCATCCGTCGACTGAATTTCATCAGCATCATCAATGAATAAATCAAAAATTCTTTGTCCAAAAACATCACTTAAACGACTTTCTAATTTTTGACCTTTATTAGGACGTGGCGAAAATTTTACCTGTCCCAAGCTATCCTCCTTCACATCCAGTTCTGTAACATTATAAAAGCTTGTTTGATCCAAGTCTTCCCAATTGGTAGCCAATTCCATGACATTCATACTAAATACCTCAGTTGTATCTCCAATATAGTAATTGTTATAATACATACTAATAGTAACAGAATCAAAAATATCATCTTCATCAAAACTATTTCTATCAGGTATTTTTAATCGATAAGCAGGCTCCGATGATATTTTACCAAATACTTCATCAGAAAAATTACCTACTAGAACTGAAGAAAGTTCTGATGTCTGGATGGAGTCAACAACAACCGTGCTTAATTCCAGAGAAAAGGTATCAATTAGCACAACTCCGGATTCATCATCCACGTATCCTTGTCCCATTTTAAGTTCATCAACACTTTGATCGTCGCAGGAATAGATTCCAAAGGCAATAACAACAAATAACAGCAATGATATTTTATACATTTTATACATTTTAAACACAAAAAAAAGGATAGATAGCCTAAAATACGAACAAGTAAGGCTAACTGGACTAATTTATAGACGAAAACAAGGTTTTCTTCGTTCATTTATATTTCGACATAAAATTAATTTTAAAGTAAATCACATAAACATTAGTTTTTCTGTACATTACTCTACCTTAAACTGAATTATATTTTTCAAAGAAAATAATTACTCTACATTTCATAGAAGAAATTATATGATTCGTCGATAATATTACGTCTCGTGTCTAAGCTATGACACATTCTGAAGATGGGTAGTGTAAGTTTGCAGTATAACTAAATAAAATTATAAAATCAATATTTAATGGCGATGATAAAACATTCACTGATTATACTGTCGGCTATGATACTTTGTGGTATTTCATTTGTGAGTTGTAGTAACGACGATGACGACGATTATCTGGGAAACTGGGTTGAAATGGGAGATGTCGGGAAAGTGCCAAGAACAGAAGCTGTATGTTTTACGATTGAAAACACAGCCTATGTTGGTACTGGATATTATTTAGATGAAGAAATAAGATTAAAAGATTTTTGGAGCTATAGCGCAGAGAGCGGTTATTGGAAACAAATAGCCAGTTTACCTGGTGTAGCCAGAAACGGTGCGGTTGCTTTTAGTTCCAGCACCAAAGGTTATGTTGGTACGGGTTATGATGGAGAGAATAAATTGAAAGATTTTTACGAATACGATCCAAGTAACAATACCTGGACTCAGAAAAATGATTTTGCAGGTGAAGGACGGTATGGAGCCACTGCTTTTTATGTGAATGGTAAAGGTTTTATCGGAACAGGATATGGAGATGTTGAAGTTGATTCTGATGAAACAATCCCTAACAATTTAAGTGATTTCTGGAGTTACGATATTGCAACAGATAGTTGGGAACAAGTATCTTCTTTTAATGGATCTAAGCGAAGAAATGCCATGAGTTTCGTGTTGAACGATGTAGCATATGTACTCAGCGGATACGACAATGAATATCTGGATGATATGTACAAGTATGACGCAGTAAACGACCAGTGGACTGAATTGGCACATATTAGTGATTATGAAGATGACAGTTATGATGATGATTATACCATTGCCAGATACAGTGCTGTTACCTTTGTAGCTGGAGGAAAAGGCTATGTTACTACAGGGATACAAGGAGGTAATAGCATTGAAACATGGGAATATGAACCTTCAACAGATAGATGGGAACAAAAGACTGATTTTGAAGGCACTTCTCGTTATGGTGCAGTTGCGTTTACCATTAATGATATAGGTTATGTTGCCACTGGGGGTAATGGTAATTATTCTTTAGATGATGTTTGGCAATTCAATCCATTTGAAGAATATGAAAGTAAAGATTAAATACTATTTGTTATTTATTATATTAACAACCCTTGTTTCTTGTCAGTCACCCAAAAACAAAGTTAAAGTAAAAACTTTTAAAGAAAACGGAGTTTGGGTTTACGAAATAACCGTAAATGATAAAATATTTATCCATCAGGATTGTGTACCTACACTGGAAGGTAACAAACCTTTTGCCAATAAAAAGGAAGCTGAATTAGTTGGTAATTTAATAAAACAAAAAATTTTAAATAAAGAAACGCCGGCTGTCAACACTGGGGAGTTGCGACAGCTGGGGATTAAAGGTACTTCTTAACTGAAGTGTGGGATATGGTAAGCCGGTTCGTATAAGATACGTAACCGGCTTTTTTTGTATCTTAGAATAGGCGGCCAACAATATCAGGAGAATACAGATATTATACATATTTTATAGCTTGACAACAAGCGATTAGTAACTGGTAAATGGAGGATTTAATAACATATGGACTCACCATTTCTACTGGCGAAAAAGCTGATTTTATCATTAAGGATACTGGAGTTATATTTGACCAATTCTTTTTGTGGCAATGACAATAACGAAGTTATCATGAGGGCCTTTGGAAATATGCCTCCCCGAGTAAAAAGAAGATTAACGGAAGTTTTAAAAGCAAAGAAAATATCATATAAGGTAGAAACATTGCTCTCAATTAGATAACGAAAGTACCAATGCTGCAACAGAATCTTTCAATACAAAAGTATAGGACCTCAGAAGACAATTCAGAGGTGTTGTTGATGTAAAGTTCTTCTTTTCAGATTAACAAAAATATTTGCATGACAACTATAAACAACATTTACACCCAACTTTTGGCACTGACCCACAGTATGGGCAATGAATCTCTAATCAAAGCGGGAGATATACAGGTAATGAGTGCTGGTTCAAGCATATTTCACTGCCGAATATAAAAACAGTACAAAAGAAGAACTACGTTTATTTCAGATATGGCTTTTCCCCATACCAAAACGTAGAGCCCCACTATGATCAAATCTTACTAAAAAACCTACAAAATAAGAATGTTTTTTTTTTCAAATATTAAGTCCTGATAAAAATGATGCAGGTGTGTGGATATATCAGGATGCCTGGTTTAATCAGGGATACTTTGACAAAGGTGTGAAAATAAATTATTTGACACATAAACAGAACAATGGTGTATACCTTATGGTTATAGAAGGTAGTATTCAAATTGCAGGTGAAGTTCTGTATAAACGAGACGCTATTGGCATAACGCAAGCACAAAATATACAAATAAAAGCCCAAAGTGAATGTAGGCTATTATTGATGGAGACACCAATGAATTGGTAATAAACAAAAACAAATATAAAAATGAAGATGATGAAAACACTGAAATTATTATTCGCTGTTGCGATTTTATTGGCAACAACCCATACTTATTCGCAAACCAACCAAGTAGATACCGACAAGAGTAGTGTAAAATGGGAAGGTAAAAAGATAGGCGGTTCTCACAATGGAGCCATACTATTAAAAGAAGGTTCATTTACCTTAAAGGGAAGTAAAATTACCGAAGGCACCTTTATTATTGATATGGCCAGCATAAGCAATGCCGACATTGAAGATAAAGACTATAAAGCAAAATTAATAGGACATTTAAAATCAGATGATTTTTTTAGCGTAGAAAAATATCCCACAGCAACATTAAAAGTTACTGGCAGCACTGCTTTTAAAAACGATATAGCTAAAGTAACAGGTGACTTAACAATCAAGGGACAAACACATCCCATTGACTTTGAAGTAAGCAAAAATGGTCATATTTTCACCACCCAACTTACCGTAGATCGTGCACAATATGATATTAGATATGGTTCAAAATCATTCTTTGATAATCTGGGTGACAAAGTTATTTATGATGATTTCACTTTAGATATTAGCATCGTTACCAAATAACAAAAAGCGATCATTTTTTTAACAAAAAAGGCTACCTCTACTGAGATAGCCTTTTTTGTTAAATATTTAATTTAAAGTTGTTATAATATATCATTAATCCCGAGCACAAAAAAGAAGATGGATGAAATTAGGCCCACCACAAAAATTATATAAGCCCACCTTAAAAAAGTATATTTTTTAGTAAGTACTTTCCCTAAAAAATACAAATCCCGGCTCATGCTATTATACAGATATTCTCTATCTTTCATCAATTCACCTATACCCCATTCGAAATCCTCTAGACTCATTTTATGAAAATTACCAAAAAAAGTAAGATTGCCACGTTTATGGCTAATATCCTCCTTTGATATAAATCCATGTGTAGTGCGAGGTATGGTCGATATAATACAAATAATAATGGTAATAATACTAAAGGCCACAAGATTTAATGCGGGCCAAATTAAAAAAGCATTGTTATCTAATTTAGGAAAAAGAGTTGACAGAACGATGGAAATAATAATACCATTTACACTAATTAAAGTATTGGCTTTATCATCTGCAATACGGCTTAAATTACATGATTACGAAGATTAACTCTAAACATCGTTTCTATCCCTTTATCTGGCTTTTTATTTCCATCTTCCTTTTTCTTCTTTTTTTTACCAGCTGTTTTTTCCAGTAGCTCATCCTCAGTCTTTATGTCCATCTTTAATAGATCAGTCAGTTTTTCTTTGTTTTTTTCCTTTTGTTTGTTTAAAATTTGCTTCGCAAAATTGGTATAAAATGGATGTTGTTCAAAAAAAACAATGCAATCGTTTATCCACTGATTGGGTGTTTTTTTCCTAAAACAATTTATTTCCTTAAACAGATTAATAAAAGGATTTCTTAGATAATCTTTATACCCCACGTGGGCTATATCCGCATCCCTAATAATTTCCTCCAATATATCTGTAGGTTCATATGCCAATCGAGTAGCCATAATAATACGTTCTACAGTAATGATATCACGATTGTCCATATTTCTTGACTCCAGAAATTCACGGGCAAAATCAGCCGATTTTTTCTCATGCCCCATTACACCTTTATAAAAGCAGACATCATGAAAAATCGCTGCGATTTGCAATAACTCCATTTCTCGGGGAGATACCTCTGGGATGTTTATTGCAAAAGTAGATACAACCTCTAACACATTAATGGTATGTTCTAGATTATGATGATATAATTTTTCATTTTTATTGGCTGTAATTTCCTCCCTGGCAATGGTTAAACAGTCATTAACCAATTTACTATATACCGTATCTGTCATACTCTCTATCATTAATACCTCACATATTTTTTAACCAAATCGAACATAAGCTGCTGTGATGTTCTTTTGTTTTTACCATCTACATAAGCATTTTTTGCATCCTGCGTAAGATAACGTCCTTTTAACGAATCCGACAACTGGCAATATATTTCTTCCACTAATAACTGCTGATTTTCTTTATCAAAAACAGGAAAAGCAACTTCAATTCGGTTGGAAAGGTTGCGTGTCATCCAATCAGCAGAAGCTAAATAAGTAATAGGAGATCCATTGTGATGAAAATGATAAATCCTGGTATGTTCAAGAAACTGGTCAACTATACTAACGATTTTAATATTGTTTTGTTGCTGTTTTGTGAGCGGAAAATAACAACAAATTCCTCTAACGACCATGTTTATAGTTACTCCTTCATCGGCAGCCTGTCTGATTTTATGAATCATTTTAGGATCCTCAAAGCTGTTAAGCTTAATATTCATTTCAGCTTTTTTTCCCGACTTGGCCCATTCAATTTCCTGATCTATCAAATCATATATCCCTTTTCGTAGAACGAAAGGTGCCACCAATAAATATTTAAATTCTGGTCTATAAGTCTCATCTTTTAAAAAAGAAAACACTTCATCCAGGTCATGGGTATATCTTTTATCTACGGTTAAGATACCATGATCAGCATATATTTTTGCTGTCTTTTCGTTCAGGTTACCTGTCCCCAGATAAGCATAAGTTATAATTTCCTTATCTTCTTTGCGTTTAATGGTAAATATTTTGGCGTGTACCTTCAATTCTTTCACTCCATATTTAACAGAAGCACCAGCTTTTTCAAGCCTTTCTCCCCAATAAATATTTGATTCTTCATCAAATCGAGCCAATACTTCAACCAACACAAATACCTTTTTCCCCTTATGTGCGGCTTTCTCAAGCGCCTTGCATATTTCTGATGTTTTATTGACCCTGTAAAGGGTAATATTTATCTCTTGCACTTGGGCATCCAACGCTGCCTTATGTAGCACATTTGCGACATAGCTAAAATCTTGATATGGATAACTTAAAAACACATCAGATATTTTAAGTTGTTCAAAATAATCTGCTGCATTGTCGAGTTTTGAACAGGCAACTGTACTGAATTTTTTATTATACAAATGAGGTTTATGACTAAAAAACGGGAATTTAAAAAAGTCATAGTAATTATGATACTTTCCTCCAGGCAATAGTCCAGTCATGTCCACATCAATTTTCTTTCTCAGATAATTAATATGTTTAAAAGGGATATCTTCGTTAAACAATAATCGACTAGGGAGTCCAGTCTCTCTCTTTTTAAGGCTTCTTTTAATTTTTCTTACAATACTATCTTCCTGTTCTTCATCAATATACAATTCTGCATCTCTTGATATTTTTACAGCATATACTTCTGTTTCTTTGCTAAGGTATTTCTCCACATTGTATCTAAAAATATCGTCTAGTTGAATTATCCTTGTTTCCTTCTCATCATGATATAGGGTAATAAATCTACCCCACTTATCATAGTCCAGTTCCAACAGGTATTTACCTTTTAATGAAATAAAATAGAGATAAACAGTTTGATGCACCAGATCGATGCTGGCATCATCATCAATCTTTCGTAATACAAAATTATTTTTTAAATGTTGATCAAAATAATCAGAGACCAGTTTTAGGTTTTCTTTATCGATGTTCTCATACAGAAAGTGAATTCCTTCACGAGCCATAGCAGGAACTAACTCGTGATAAAACAATTGTCCCAGTTTTTCCTGCTGTTCACTTACAATCGCATTAATTTGCTGTAAAATATAGGAAGGTCGGAATCCGAACTTATTTTTTTTATCCCCGTTATATTTTTGTTCAAACCGGTGGCCAGCGACTCTAACTTTATAAAATTCTTCCAAATTAGAAGAGTAAATAGCTACAAACTTCAGCCTTTCTAACAAGGGTACCGTTTCACTTTCAACTTCCTGAAGAACACGGGCATTAAAAGATAACCAACTCAGATCTCGGTCGATATATTTCATATTCATTATTCGTCAGTCACTTCTTGAAGTACTTGCTGGTTTATATGGCA comes from the Saccharicrinis fermentans DSM 9555 = JCM 21142 genome and includes:
- a CDS encoding Pycsar system effector family protein; the protein is MADDKANTLISVNGIIISIVLSTLFPKLDNNAFLIWPALNLVAFSIITIIICIISTIPRTTHGFISKEDISHKRGNLTFFGNFHKMSLEDFEWGIGELMKDREYLYNSMSRDLYFLGKVLTKKYTFLRWAYIIFVVGLISSIFFFVLGINDIL
- a CDS encoding pirin family protein, with the protein product MLSPDKNDAGVWIYQDAWFNQGYFDKGVKINYLTHKQNNGVYLMVIEGSIQIAGEVLYKRDAIGITQAQNIQIKAQSECRLLLMETPMNW
- a CDS encoding YceI family protein, which gives rise to MKMMKTLKLLFAVAILLATTHTYSQTNQVDTDKSSVKWEGKKIGGSHNGAILLKEGSFTLKGSKITEGTFIIDMASISNADIEDKDYKAKLIGHLKSDDFFSVEKYPTATLKVTGSTAFKNDIAKVTGDLTIKGQTHPIDFEVSKNGHIFTTQLTVDRAQYDIRYGSKSFFDNLGDKVIYDDFTLDISIVTK
- a CDS encoding DUF4907 domain-containing protein produces the protein MKVKIKYYLLFIILTTLVSCQSPKNKVKVKTFKENGVWVYEITVNDKIFIHQDCVPTLEGNKPFANKKEAELVGNLIKQKILNKETPAVNTGELRQLGIKGTS
- a CDS encoding Kelch repeat-containing protein, whose translation is MAMIKHSLIILSAMILCGISFVSCSNDDDDDYLGNWVEMGDVGKVPRTEAVCFTIENTAYVGTGYYLDEEIRLKDFWSYSAESGYWKQIASLPGVARNGAVAFSSSTKGYVGTGYDGENKLKDFYEYDPSNNTWTQKNDFAGEGRYGATAFYVNGKGFIGTGYGDVEVDSDETIPNNLSDFWSYDIATDSWEQVSSFNGSKRRNAMSFVLNDVAYVLSGYDNEYLDDMYKYDAVNDQWTELAHISDYEDDSYDDDYTIARYSAVTFVAGGKGYVTTGIQGGNSIETWEYEPSTDRWEQKTDFEGTSRYGAVAFTINDIGYVATGGNGNYSLDDVWQFNPFEEYESKD
- the ppk1 gene encoding polyphosphate kinase 1; the encoded protein is MKYIDRDLSWLSFNARVLQEVESETVPLLERLKFVAIYSSNLEEFYKVRVAGHRFEQKYNGDKKNKFGFRPSYILQQINAIVSEQQEKLGQLFYHELVPAMAREGIHFLYENIDKENLKLVSDYFDQHLKNNFVLRKIDDDASIDLVHQTVYLYFISLKGKYLLELDYDKWGRFITLYHDEKETRIIQLDDIFRYNVEKYLSKETEVYAVKISRDAELYIDEEQEDSIVRKIKRSLKKRETGLPSRLLFNEDIPFKHINYLRKKIDVDMTGLLPGGKYHNYYDFFKFPFFSHKPHLYNKKFSTVACSKLDNAADYFEQLKISDVFLSYPYQDFSYVANVLHKAALDAQVQEINITLYRVNKTSEICKALEKAAHKGKKVFVLVEVLARFDEESNIYWGERLEKAGASVKYGVKELKVHAKIFTIKRKEDKEIITYAYLGTGNLNEKTAKIYADHGILTVDKRYTHDLDEVFSFLKDETYRPEFKYLLVAPFVLRKGIYDLIDQEIEWAKSGKKAEMNIKLNSFEDPKMIHKIRQAADEGVTINMVVRGICCYFPLTKQQQNNIKIVSIVDQFLEHTRIYHFHHNGSPITYLASADWMTRNLSNRIEVAFPVFDKENQQLLVEEIYCQLSDSLKGRYLTQDAKNAYVDGKNKRTSQQLMFDLVKKYVRY
- a CDS encoding DUF4270 family protein, with amino-acid sequence MYKISLLLFVVIAFGIYSCDDQSVDELKMGQGYVDDESGVVLIDTFSLELSTVVVDSIQTSELSSVLVGNFSDEVFGKISSEPAYRLKIPDRNSFDEDDIFDSVTISMYYNNYYIGDTTEVFSMNVMELATNWEDLDQTSFYNVTELDVKEDSLGQVKFSPRPNKGQKLESRLSDVFGQRIFDLFIDDADEIQSTDDFQDYFYGLALQGRSENKAALGFAYNDTSLCLNMYYHRDGIKKEELEATFSIENSTYMFNQIKADRSGTLFAPLVEQKKHIRSTSTDDVTLVQGSSGLMTKVRFPSLNKIFQLVELDQIIKIELILVPTDEADDINDLPTELLMYESNRVNQLSSVYADNSNNVVYLSFNQSIDNYESHPYYSADITDYMIKNLIGGDFDTDNSILVGLPTDYENQTFSTIIFGGEKNREYEPKLNIYTYYY
- a CDS encoding pirin family protein — encoded protein: MTTINNIYTQLLALTHSMGNESLIKAGDIQVMSAGSSIFHCRI
- a CDS encoding HD domain-containing protein: MTDTVYSKLVNDCLTIAREEITANKNEKLYHHNLEHTINVLEVVSTFAINIPEVSPREMELLQIAAIFHDVCFYKGVMGHEKKSADFAREFLESRNMDNRDIITVERIIMATRLAYEPTDILEEIIRDADIAHVGYKDYLRNPFINLFKEINCFRKKTPNQWINDCIVFFEQHPFYTNFAKQILNKQKEKNKEKLTDLLKMDIKTEDELLEKTAGKKKKKKEDGNKKPDKGIETMFRVNLRNHVI